The following are encoded together in the Acidobacteriota bacterium genome:
- a CDS encoding MBL fold metallo-hydrolase — MLVLANQLRYADGRFQGTPGVIATVVLEGPSGIALIDPGPSTDLAALDADLASGGLSLDDVEAVLLTHIHFDHAGATGTIVRRRPACRVYVHERGARHMASPERLLASATRIYGDRMDTLWGEFMAVPEGNLHILRGGEHIVVAGHDIDVAYTPGHAQHHVSYFHRASRIAFVGDTGGCRTAAMTGVMPPTPPPDIDIALWHESVTRILAWQPSALFLTHFGPVTVVAAHLAELLDRLDVMKHLAGQLLSDGVLSEEERQARFIDDLRRVFRRQLSEEELRRLELAVPFDMCWTGLARALRAST, encoded by the coding sequence ATGCTTGTCCTCGCCAATCAGCTGCGTTATGCCGATGGCCGGTTCCAGGGCACGCCGGGCGTGATTGCCACGGTTGTCCTGGAGGGGCCGTCGGGGATTGCGCTCATCGACCCCGGGCCGTCGACCGACCTTGCCGCGCTCGATGCCGACCTCGCCTCCGGCGGGCTGTCGCTCGACGATGTGGAGGCCGTCCTGCTGACGCACATCCACTTCGATCACGCGGGGGCGACGGGGACCATCGTGCGGCGCCGGCCAGCGTGTCGCGTGTACGTGCACGAGCGGGGTGCCCGGCACATGGCGTCGCCCGAGCGCTTGCTGGCCAGCGCGACGAGGATCTACGGCGACCGCATGGACACGCTGTGGGGCGAGTTCATGGCCGTCCCCGAGGGCAATCTGCACATCCTGCGCGGCGGCGAGCACATCGTCGTGGCCGGGCACGACATCGACGTGGCGTACACGCCGGGGCATGCCCAGCATCACGTGAGCTATTTCCACAGGGCGTCGCGCATCGCGTTCGTGGGCGACACGGGCGGGTGCAGGACGGCAGCCATGACCGGCGTGATGCCGCCCACGCCTCCTCCCGACATCGACATCGCCCTGTGGCACGAGAGCGTCACGCGGATCCTCGCGTGGCAGCCGTCGGCGCTGTTCCTCACCCACTTCGGCCCGGTGACCGTCGTCGCCGCGCACCTCGCCGAACTGCTCGATCGCCTCGACGTGATGAAGCACCTTGCCGGTCAGCTCCTGTCCGACGGGGTGCTGTCGGAAGAGGAGCGCCAAGCGCGATTCATCGACGATCTCCGCCGCGTCTTCCGTCGTCAGTTGTCCGAGGAGGAACTTCGCCGCCTCGAACTCGCCGTCCCCTTCGACATGTGCTGGACCGGTCTCGCCAGGGCCTTGCGCGCATCCACCTGA
- the clpS gene encoding ATP-dependent Clp protease adapter ClpS — protein sequence MSDTHRQTGDLVLERTEKQVKEPERFKVLLINDDYTTMDFVVEVLETVFHKSPAEAFRVMMQVHTQGRGLCGVYTFEVAETKVEAVHELARQNGFPLRASLEEE from the coding sequence ATGAGTGACACACACCGGCAAACGGGCGATCTCGTCCTCGAACGGACCGAGAAGCAGGTCAAGGAGCCCGAGCGGTTCAAGGTCCTGTTGATCAACGACGACTACACGACAATGGACTTTGTCGTGGAAGTCCTGGAGACCGTGTTCCACAAGTCGCCGGCCGAAGCCTTTCGCGTGATGATGCAGGTACACACGCAGGGCAGGGGGCTGTGCGGTGTCTATACGTTCGAGGTCGCCGAGACGAAGGTCGAGGCAGTCCACGAACTGGCGCGCCAGAACGGGTTTCCGCTGCGGGCGAGCCTGGAAGAGGAGTAA
- the clpA gene encoding ATP-dependent Clp protease ATP-binding subunit ClpA, whose translation MFSASVELLLGVAYREATSRRHTHLTLEHLLYVLAHDTEAERILAACGADLPRLRSELDKFLQQNIEQFPRGAQKEPEQTLAFRRALQTAVLHVQSAGKSEVQAGDLLAALLQQNRSYAAQLLEGQGVTRLDVLNYISHGIAKVPAPEDPASDERPAAAGQGEEGSSTSRTPLDAYAVSLTQKARSGVLDPLVGRTAEVQRTMEILCRRRKNNPMFVGEPGVGKTALAEGLAQRLLQDDVPAVLKDAEVFSLDATALLAGTRFRGDFEERFKAVVNALAKRPRPILFIDEMHSTVGAGATTGGTMDLATLIKPVLSAGDIRVIGATTFEEFKQVEKDRALARRLQKVVVDEPSVDETVTILEGLRSRYEDHHNVTYTNGAIETAAKLAGRHLRDYRLPDSAIDVLDEAGAMLRLQPKSDGRAGSPGPAADDSASTPIDTDATTDAAEPRQIVDVPEIEKVIARMARIPDKQAHASDRERLRTLEEQLTRVVFGQDEAVKAVARAIKRARAGLGQPDKPAGCFLFTGPTGVGKTELARQLAIHLGNQFVRFDMSEYMEKHAVARLIGAPPGYVGFEQGGLLVDAIRKDPYAVLLLDEIEKAHPDIYNILLQVMDHATLTDNTGRKADFRQVILIMTSNAGSREASQALVGFSGSASGKGAAGRAKQALERIFSPEFRNRLDATVTFGSLTKQTVETIVEKFVLQLEAQLAERRVAITLEPEARAWLAEKGYDPVFGARPLARVIQTEVRDPLTDEILFGRLEHGGLVTIGLVDDKLTFDIVSSPAPAGRDTVDA comes from the coding sequence ATGTTCAGTGCCTCTGTCGAGTTGCTGCTGGGCGTGGCGTACCGTGAGGCCACCTCGCGCCGCCATACGCACCTCACGCTCGAACACCTCCTCTACGTCCTCGCGCACGACACGGAAGCCGAGCGGATCCTCGCCGCGTGCGGCGCCGACCTCCCACGCCTGCGGTCGGAACTCGACAAGTTCCTCCAGCAGAACATCGAGCAGTTCCCGCGCGGCGCCCAGAAGGAGCCCGAGCAGACGCTCGCGTTCAGGCGCGCGCTCCAGACGGCCGTGCTGCACGTGCAGAGCGCGGGCAAGAGCGAGGTGCAGGCGGGCGACCTGCTGGCCGCCCTGCTCCAGCAGAACCGCTCGTACGCCGCGCAGCTCCTCGAAGGCCAGGGCGTGACGCGGCTCGACGTCCTCAACTACATCAGCCACGGCATCGCCAAGGTGCCCGCGCCCGAGGATCCTGCGAGCGACGAACGTCCTGCCGCGGCGGGTCAGGGCGAGGAGGGGTCGTCGACGTCGCGGACGCCGCTCGACGCCTACGCCGTCAGCCTCACGCAGAAGGCACGCTCGGGCGTGCTCGATCCGCTCGTCGGCCGCACCGCCGAAGTGCAGCGCACGATGGAGATCCTCTGCCGTCGGCGCAAGAACAACCCGATGTTCGTGGGCGAACCGGGCGTGGGCAAGACGGCCCTCGCCGAGGGGCTCGCGCAGCGCCTGCTCCAGGACGATGTGCCGGCGGTCTTGAAGGACGCAGAGGTCTTCTCGCTCGACGCGACGGCGCTGCTCGCGGGCACGCGCTTCCGTGGCGATTTCGAAGAGCGCTTCAAGGCCGTCGTCAACGCGCTGGCGAAGCGGCCGCGGCCGATCCTGTTCATCGACGAGATGCACAGCACCGTCGGCGCGGGTGCGACAACGGGCGGCACGATGGACCTCGCGACGCTGATCAAGCCGGTGCTGAGCGCGGGCGACATCCGCGTGATCGGCGCGACGACGTTCGAGGAGTTCAAGCAGGTCGAGAAGGACCGCGCGCTCGCGCGGCGGCTGCAGAAGGTGGTGGTGGACGAGCCGAGCGTCGACGAAACGGTGACGATCCTCGAGGGGCTTCGCAGCCGCTACGAAGACCACCACAACGTGACGTACACCAACGGCGCGATCGAGACCGCCGCGAAGCTGGCCGGACGGCACCTGCGCGACTATCGCCTGCCCGACAGCGCGATCGACGTCCTCGACGAGGCGGGCGCCATGCTGCGCCTGCAGCCGAAGTCAGATGGCAGGGCCGGCTCTCCGGGCCCGGCCGCTGACGACAGCGCCTCGACTCCGATCGACACCGACGCGACCACGGATGCCGCCGAACCACGACAGATCGTCGACGTCCCGGAGATCGAGAAGGTCATCGCGCGCATGGCGCGCATCCCCGACAAGCAGGCGCACGCATCCGACAGAGAGCGCTTACGCACGCTCGAGGAACAACTGACGCGCGTGGTGTTCGGACAGGACGAGGCGGTGAAGGCGGTGGCGCGGGCGATCAAGCGCGCGCGCGCCGGACTCGGACAGCCCGACAAGCCGGCCGGCTGCTTCCTGTTCACGGGACCGACGGGCGTGGGCAAGACGGAGCTCGCGCGTCAGCTCGCGATCCATCTCGGCAACCAGTTCGTGCGCTTCGACATGTCGGAGTACATGGAGAAGCACGCGGTGGCGCGGCTCATCGGCGCACCGCCGGGATACGTCGGCTTCGAGCAGGGCGGGCTGCTCGTCGACGCGATCCGCAAGGATCCGTACGCGGTGCTGCTCCTCGACGAGATCGAGAAGGCGCATCCCGACATCTACAACATCCTGCTGCAGGTGATGGATCACGCCACGCTCACCGACAACACGGGACGCAAGGCCGACTTCCGTCAGGTGATTCTGATCATGACGTCCAACGCGGGGTCGCGCGAAGCGAGCCAGGCGCTCGTCGGGTTCAGCGGCAGTGCGAGCGGTAAGGGGGCCGCGGGCCGCGCGAAGCAGGCGCTGGAGCGCATCTTCAGCCCGGAATTCCGCAACCGTCTCGACGCGACGGTCACGTTCGGCTCGCTCACGAAGCAGACGGTCGAGACGATCGTCGAGAAGTTCGTGCTGCAGCTCGAAGCGCAGCTCGCCGAGCGGCGCGTGGCGATCACGCTGGAACCCGAGGCGCGCGCGTGGCTGGCCGAGAAGGGCTACGACCCGGTCTTCGGCGCACGTCCGCTGGCGCGCGTCATCCAGACGGAAGTCCGCGATCCGCTCACCGACGAGATCCTCTTCGGCCGCCTCGAACACGGCGGTCTCGTCACGATCGGCCTCGTCGACGACAAACTCACCTTCGACATCGTCAGCTCGCCGGCCCCCGCCGGCCGCGACACCGTCGATGCGTAG